The genomic DNA TCCCTGAAATTTCCCGCGCCTTTCAGCGCTTCGTCTGATCAATTTCAAGTTGCCAACCCACCGCCATGGACTACCTGCTCACTCTAGCCGCCGACCCCGCCGTATGGGCGGCGCTCGTCACGCTCGTCGTGATGGAAGTCGTGCTCGGCATCGACAACCTGATCTTCATTTCGATCTTGAGCAACAAGCTGCCGGAAGCGCAGCGCGAACGCACGCGGCGCATAGGCATTCTGCTTGCGCTCGGCATGCGGCTCGGTTTGCTCGCAACGGTCGCGTGGATCGCGCGCCTCACCCAGCCCGCGTTCGAACTGTTCGGACACGGCTTTTCGTGGCGCGACCTGATCCTGATCGCCGGCGGCCTGTTCCTGTTCTGGAAAGCGACGCGCGAAATGCACCATCACGTCGCGCATGACAGCACGAACGGCGGCGCCGTCAGCGCGGTCGGCACGCTGACCGCGTGGGCCGCGATCAGCCAGATCCTGATGCTCGACCTCGTGTTTTCGGTCGACAGCATCATCACGGCGGTCGGCATGACCGAACACGTGCCGATCATGTTTGTCGCGGTCATCGCCGCCGTCATCGCGATGATGTTCGCCGCCGGGCCGCTGTCGCGCTTTATCGAACGCAACCCGACCGTGGTGATGCTCGCGCTCGCGTTCCTGCTCGTGATCGG from Paraburkholderia edwinii includes the following:
- a CDS encoding TerC family protein, with translation MDYLLTLAADPAVWAALVTLVVMEVVLGIDNLIFISILSNKLPEAQRERTRRIGILLALGMRLGLLATVAWIARLTQPAFELFGHGFSWRDLILIAGGLFLFWKATREMHHHVAHDSTNGGAVSAVGTLTAWAAISQILMLDLVFSVDSIITAVGMTEHVPIMFVAVIAAVIAMMFAAGPLSRFIERNPTVVMLALAFLLVIGMALIAEGFGTHVPKGYIYAAMGFSAFVEGLNIVARRSRTRGAARTEEADRPSAEISKSNLG